One Halobacterium sp. DL1 DNA window includes the following coding sequences:
- a CDS encoding NADH-quinone oxidoreductase subunit C, protein MSTHTEPDTPVTKTEGVDADAIEELLGDDVLDRETHSNAEGIVVRADAVQDVLQTLKDEAGFDHLSCLTAEEHPDRFESIYHLKQYDDPTNELSVIVPASREEPVSQSAEPVYRTADWHEREAYDLVGVQYEDHPNLKRILLPETWQGHPLGLDYNQDKPQIVTFDEHKNPLEEDHMNAEGGDTMFLNIGPHHPATHGVLHIETVLDGEQVAAVNPDVGYLHRCEEQMCQQSTYRYQIMPYPDRWDYGPGGIINEWSYARAAEDLADIDVPEYAQILRTMGSEMCRITCHLLATGTFALDIYGDFTAIFMYAMQDREKMQNLLEDLTGQRMMFNYLRLGGVVWDIPEPREEYFEKVRDVLDEMPERLEEYHDLITSNEIFQSRCIDTGSLDPETAKDYGVTGPVARGSGIDYDLRRDDPYGYYDQLDWDVVTEDGCDNYSRLLVRLREVEESARIIEQCIDLLEDWPEDERNIQSNVPRTLKPEAGKETYKAVEGAKGELGIYIRSDGTEKPGRFKIRSPCYNNLSALEEMSTGEYVPDLIATLGSLDVILGEVDR, encoded by the coding sequence ATGAGCACGCACACCGAACCCGACACGCCAGTCACGAAGACGGAGGGCGTGGACGCAGACGCCATCGAGGAGCTGCTGGGCGACGACGTCCTCGACCGTGAGACCCACAGTAACGCCGAGGGCATCGTCGTGCGCGCCGACGCGGTCCAAGACGTGCTCCAGACGCTGAAGGACGAGGCCGGCTTCGACCACCTCTCCTGTCTCACGGCCGAGGAGCACCCCGACCGCTTCGAGAGCATCTACCACCTGAAGCAGTACGACGACCCGACCAACGAACTCAGCGTCATCGTCCCGGCCTCCCGCGAGGAGCCGGTCAGCCAGTCCGCGGAACCGGTCTACCGGACGGCCGATTGGCACGAGCGGGAGGCTTACGACCTAGTCGGCGTCCAGTACGAGGACCACCCGAACCTCAAGCGGATTCTCCTCCCGGAGACCTGGCAGGGCCACCCGCTCGGCCTCGACTACAACCAGGACAAGCCCCAGATCGTCACGTTCGACGAACACAAGAACCCGCTCGAGGAGGACCACATGAACGCGGAAGGTGGGGACACGATGTTCCTCAACATCGGCCCCCACCACCCTGCCACGCACGGCGTCCTCCACATCGAGACGGTCCTCGACGGCGAGCAGGTCGCCGCCGTCAACCCGGACGTCGGCTACCTCCACCGCTGCGAGGAGCAGATGTGCCAGCAGAGCACGTACCGCTACCAGATCATGCCCTACCCCGACCGCTGGGACTACGGTCCGGGCGGCATCATCAACGAGTGGTCGTACGCACGCGCGGCGGAGGACCTCGCGGACATCGACGTCCCCGAGTACGCACAGATCCTCCGCACGATGGGCTCGGAGATGTGCCGCATCACGTGTCACCTGCTGGCGACCGGGACGTTCGCCCTCGACATCTACGGCGACTTCACGGCCATCTTCATGTACGCCATGCAGGACCGCGAGAAGATGCAGAATCTCCTCGAGGACCTCACCGGCCAGCGCATGATGTTCAACTACCTCCGGCTCGGCGGTGTCGTCTGGGACATCCCCGAACCCCGCGAGGAGTACTTCGAGAAGGTCCGCGACGTCCTCGACGAGATGCCCGAGCGCCTCGAGGAGTACCACGACCTCATCACGAGCAACGAGATCTTCCAGTCGCGGTGTATCGACACCGGCAGCCTGGACCCGGAGACTGCCAAGGACTACGGCGTCACCGGACCGGTCGCCCGCGGGTCGGGAATCGACTACGACCTCCGGCGGGACGACCCCTACGGCTACTACGACCAGCTCGACTGGGACGTGGTCACCGAGGACGGCTGCGACAACTACTCGCGGCTGCTCGTTCGCCTCCGCGAGGTCGAGGAGTCCGCACGCATCATCGAGCAGTGCATCGACCTGCTTGAGGACTGGCCCGAGGACGAGCGAAACATCCAGTCGAACGTTCCGCGCACGCTGAAGCCCGAAGCGGGCAAGGAGACCTACAAGGCCGTCGAGGGCGCGAAGGGCGAACTCGGCATCTACATCCGCTCGGACGGCACGGAGAAGCCGGGTCGGTTCAAGATCCGGAGTCCGTGCTACAACAACCTCTCCGCGCTCGAGGAGATGTCCACGGGCGAGTACGTGCCGGACCTCATCGCGACGCTCGGCAGCCTCGACGTCATTCTCGGGGAGGTGGACCGGTAG
- a CDS encoding NADH dehydrogenase, with protein MATSTPLPDTIYRLIGIDGFAAELLSMFLAAFLIGNIMLTMTAVAGPWAKRKITAAFTDRIAVNRVGPFGLLIIVADAVRLLSKELIIPENVDRPAFDLAPIVLASSALLAFAVIPMGSGIQLADPETGLVFVFAVASIASVGLLMGGYASNNKFSLLGGLRAVAQNLAYEIPLVITAASVVLFTGSLQLSEIVAIQQNTTLAVVAGIRIPAWFAFVNPFAFVLFVVANLAEIGRNPFDTPEAPTEIVAGYQTEYSSVYFVLFYLGEFIHIFLGGAIIATLFLGGPAGPVLPGFVWFVIKIWAVFLFTQWARSAIPRVRIDQLIEIGWKGMLVLSFANLVLTAVILGVTGL; from the coding sequence ATGGCGACGTCGACACCACTCCCCGACACGATCTACCGCCTGATCGGCATCGACGGGTTCGCCGCGGAACTCCTCTCGATGTTCCTCGCGGCGTTCCTCATCGGCAACATCATGCTGACGATGACGGCCGTCGCCGGCCCGTGGGCGAAGCGGAAGATCACGGCCGCGTTCACGGACCGCATCGCGGTCAACCGGGTCGGACCGTTCGGCCTGCTCATCATCGTGGCCGACGCCGTCCGCCTGCTCTCGAAGGAGCTCATCATCCCGGAGAACGTCGACCGCCCGGCCTTCGACCTCGCACCAATCGTGCTCGCGTCGTCGGCGCTGCTGGCGTTCGCCGTCATCCCGATGGGCAGCGGTATCCAGCTCGCCGACCCCGAGACGGGGCTCGTCTTCGTCTTCGCGGTCGCCTCCATCGCGAGCGTCGGACTCCTGATGGGCGGCTACGCGTCGAACAACAAGTTCAGCCTGCTCGGCGGCCTGCGCGCGGTCGCGCAGAACCTCGCCTACGAGATCCCGCTCGTCATCACGGCGGCGTCCGTCGTGCTGTTCACCGGGTCGCTCCAGCTGAGCGAGATCGTCGCCATCCAGCAGAACACGACGCTCGCGGTCGTCGCCGGCATCCGCATCCCGGCGTGGTTCGCGTTCGTCAACCCGTTCGCGTTCGTGCTGTTCGTCGTGGCGAATCTCGCGGAGATCGGCCGCAACCCGTTCGACACGCCTGAGGCGCCGACCGAGATCGTCGCTGGGTACCAGACGGAGTACTCTTCGGTCTACTTCGTGCTGTTCTACCTCGGCGAGTTCATCCACATCTTCCTCGGTGGCGCCATCATCGCGACGCTGTTCCTCGGCGGACCCGCGGGGCCGGTGCTGCCCGGCTTCGTCTGGTTCGTCATCAAGATCTGGGCGGTGTTCCTGTTCACGCAGTGGGCGCGGTCGGCGATTCCACGCGTGCGCATCGACCAGCTCATTGAGATCGGCTGGAAGGGGATGCTCGTGCTCTCCTTCGCCAATCTCGTGCTGACCGCGGTAATCCTCGGGGTGACTGGACTATGA
- a CDS encoding (4Fe-4S)-binding protein, with product MIGLLKSMATTMKHALDGETFTVEYPDEAPEVSPRFRGVHKFSQERCIWCRQCEKVCPNDTIQIVTDKQRNGEQYNLHVGQCIYCRLCEEVCPVDAILLTEQFEFTGDTKHDLVFNKEQLKNVPWYKDIDPLASREPDRGAWIGEGEGEVDYQ from the coding sequence ATGATCGGACTCCTGAAATCGATGGCGACGACGATGAAACACGCACTCGACGGCGAGACGTTCACCGTCGAGTATCCCGACGAGGCGCCCGAAGTGAGTCCGCGCTTCCGCGGCGTCCACAAGTTCAGCCAGGAGCGCTGCATCTGGTGCCGGCAGTGCGAGAAGGTGTGTCCGAACGACACCATCCAGATCGTGACGGACAAGCAGCGCAACGGCGAGCAGTACAACCTCCACGTCGGCCAGTGCATCTACTGCCGGCTCTGCGAGGAGGTCTGTCCCGTCGACGCGATCCTGCTCACCGAGCAGTTCGAGTTCACGGGCGACACGAAACACGACCTCGTGTTCAACAAAGAACAGCTGAAGAACGTACCGTGGTACAAGGACATCGACCCGCTCGCGTCCCGGGAGCCCGACAGAGGAGCCTGGATCGGCGAGGGTGAAGGCGAGGTCGACTACCAGTAA
- a CDS encoding NADH dehydrogenase subunit J (Catalyzes the transfer of electrons from NADH to ubiquinone) — protein MVYEILAFGLFALVTVASSLGAVLVEDVWHSALLLGVSLLSFAVHYVMLQAEFVAAMQVLVYVGGVLILITFAVMLTRHPGRTEEVTKA, from the coding sequence ATGGTATACGAAATACTCGCGTTCGGACTGTTCGCCCTGGTGACAGTGGCGAGTAGCCTGGGCGCTGTCCTGGTGGAGGACGTGTGGCACTCCGCGCTGTTGCTCGGCGTCTCACTGCTGAGCTTCGCCGTCCACTACGTTATGTTACAGGCGGAGTTCGTGGCGGCGATGCAGGTCCTCGTCTACGTGGGCGGGGTTCTCATCCTCATCACGTTCGCGGTGATGCTCACACGTCATCCTGGTCGTACAGAGGAGGTGACTAAGGCGTGA
- a CDS encoding NADH dehydrogenase, with the protein MTTRPRLRDPKTFVPGIVAVALFAVMAAVFVGTNFDVATGFAADANITATIGYALMGLLDVSGETAVESEGFLAAFEIIDVVLVAALVGSVMLADRELLGGDDE; encoded by the coding sequence GTGACGACGCGCCCACGGCTCAGAGACCCGAAGACGTTCGTTCCGGGGATCGTCGCTGTCGCGCTGTTCGCCGTCATGGCGGCAGTGTTCGTCGGCACGAACTTCGACGTGGCTACCGGGTTCGCGGCGGACGCGAACATCACGGCCACCATCGGCTACGCGCTGATGGGGCTACTCGACGTCAGCGGCGAGACCGCCGTCGAGAGCGAGGGCTTCCTCGCTGCGTTCGAGATCATCGACGTCGTGCTGGTCGCGGCACTCGTCGGCTCGGTGATGCTGGCCGACCGCGAACTACTGGGGGGTGACGACGAGTAA
- a CDS encoding NADH-quinone oxidoreductase subunit K, with product MAVPVEYYLVLSAAVFCTGLFGVLTRENALMFLISVELMLNAANINFVAFSHYYGNLTGQVFSLFTMALAAAEVAVGLGIILVLYRNFDDIDVRKATTMRW from the coding sequence ATGGCCGTCCCCGTCGAGTACTACCTGGTGCTGTCCGCGGCCGTGTTCTGCACGGGCCTGTTCGGCGTGCTGACCCGCGAGAACGCCCTGATGTTCCTCATCAGCGTCGAACTGATGCTGAACGCAGCGAACATCAACTTCGTGGCGTTCTCCCACTACTACGGCAACCTCACGGGGCAGGTGTTCAGCCTGTTCACGATGGCGCTGGCCGCCGCCGAGGTGGCGGTCGGTCTCGGCATCATCCTCGTGCTGTATCGCAACTTCGACGACATCGACGTGCGGAAGGCTACGACGATGAGGTGGTAA
- a CDS encoding oxidoreductase, with protein sequence MVGAFDFAPAIPLLPFASFLIALLVGYFAPRLLPKGGAVPGILATAGSLALSVWAFLAVSGGDYYAETIYTWVVAEEAFSLHFGILLDPLSTMMLVIVSLVAFLVHVFSLGYMNDEGETGLPRYYAGLGLFTFSMLSFVVADNLLMAFMFFELVGLCSFLLIGFWFREPGPPSAAKKAFLVTRFGDYFFLIGVVAIFATFGTSRFIATGSGAESFPHLAELAIQAVNGEGAMPEQVASFLDVVGMSAQTWFAILGLLVLGGVIGKSAQFPLHTWLPDAMEGPTPVSALIHAATMVAAGVYLVARMYGFYALLPTVLAIIALVGGFTALFAATMGVVKDEIKQVLAYSTISQYGYMMLGLGAGGYVAATFHLMTHAFFKALLFLGAGSVIIAMHHNEDMWDMGGLKEKMPVTYYTFLSGSLALAGIVPFAGFWSKDEVLFYAANYGLGESPILLAAYAMGLLAVLFTGFYTFRMVLLTFHGDARSDTARDPHGVGWNVKFPLVVLGILAATAGLVNMTPVAELTGAHIEFLHQWLVIPEGSNFAALGYDHYHQLLVDFSGYGEAELSPLLPGAVSLALALTGAGLAWFLYSGDEPTEHTEKLGAAKTVLYNNYYQDEYQVWLAEGLTLPIARAANTFDQGIVDGVVNGLSSVSLFAGGRIKRVQDGLVTHYAAMLAIGLVALLVAFGLLGGWF encoded by the coding sequence ATGGTAGGTGCATTCGACTTCGCGCCCGCGATTCCGCTGCTGCCGTTCGCATCGTTCCTCATCGCGCTACTGGTGGGCTACTTCGCCCCCCGTCTGCTGCCGAAGGGCGGCGCGGTCCCCGGCATCCTGGCGACCGCCGGGTCGCTCGCGCTCTCGGTCTGGGCGTTCCTCGCGGTGAGCGGTGGCGACTACTACGCCGAGACCATCTACACGTGGGTGGTGGCCGAGGAGGCGTTCAGCCTCCACTTCGGCATCCTGCTCGACCCGCTGTCGACGATGATGCTCGTCATCGTCTCGCTGGTCGCGTTCCTCGTCCACGTGTTCAGCCTCGGCTACATGAACGACGAGGGCGAGACGGGCCTCCCCCGGTACTACGCCGGCCTCGGCCTGTTCACGTTCTCGATGCTCTCGTTCGTCGTCGCGGACAACCTCCTGATGGCGTTCATGTTCTTCGAGCTGGTCGGGCTCTGCTCGTTCCTGCTCATCGGGTTCTGGTTCCGCGAGCCCGGCCCGCCGAGCGCAGCGAAGAAGGCGTTCCTGGTCACCCGCTTCGGTGACTACTTCTTCCTCATCGGCGTCGTCGCCATCTTCGCGACGTTCGGCACGTCGCGGTTCATCGCGACGGGTTCTGGGGCAGAGAGCTTCCCGCACCTCGCCGAACTGGCCATCCAGGCCGTCAACGGAGAGGGGGCGATGCCCGAACAGGTCGCGTCGTTCCTCGACGTGGTCGGCATGAGCGCCCAGACGTGGTTCGCCATCCTGGGCCTACTCGTGCTCGGGGGCGTCATCGGGAAGTCCGCGCAGTTCCCGCTACACACGTGGCTGCCCGACGCGATGGAGGGTCCCACGCCCGTCTCCGCGCTCATCCACGCCGCGACGATGGTGGCGGCCGGCGTCTACCTCGTCGCGCGCATGTACGGCTTCTACGCGCTGCTCCCGACCGTCCTCGCCATCATCGCGCTGGTCGGCGGGTTCACCGCGCTGTTCGCCGCGACGATGGGCGTCGTGAAAGACGAGATCAAGCAGGTGCTCGCGTACTCGACCATCAGCCAGTACGGCTACATGATGCTCGGGCTGGGAGCGGGCGGCTACGTCGCCGCGACCTTCCACCTGATGACACACGCGTTCTTCAAGGCGCTGCTGTTCCTCGGCGCCGGGTCGGTCATCATCGCGATGCACCACAACGAGGACATGTGGGACATGGGCGGCCTGAAGGAGAAGATGCCCGTGACATACTACACGTTCCTCTCCGGGAGTCTCGCGCTCGCCGGCATCGTGCCGTTCGCGGGCTTCTGGTCGAAGGACGAGGTGCTGTTCTACGCAGCCAACTACGGCCTCGGAGAGAGCCCGATTCTGCTCGCCGCGTACGCGATGGGCCTGCTCGCGGTGCTGTTCACGGGCTTCTACACGTTCCGCATGGTGCTGCTCACCTTCCACGGTGACGCACGGTCGGACACGGCCCGCGACCCGCACGGCGTCGGCTGGAACGTGAAGTTCCCGCTCGTCGTGCTCGGCATTCTCGCCGCGACGGCCGGCCTCGTCAACATGACGCCGGTCGCGGAGCTCACGGGCGCACACATCGAGTTCCTCCACCAGTGGCTGGTCATCCCCGAGGGCAGCAACTTCGCCGCGCTCGGCTACGACCACTACCACCAGCTGCTCGTGGACTTCTCAGGCTACGGCGAGGCCGAACTCTCGCCGCTGCTGCCCGGTGCAGTGTCGCTGGCGCTCGCGCTCACCGGCGCGGGCCTGGCGTGGTTCCTCTACAGCGGTGACGAGCCGACCGAGCACACCGAGAAGCTCGGCGCCGCCAAGACGGTACTGTACAACAACTACTACCAGGACGAGTACCAGGTGTGGCTCGCCGAGGGGCTCACGCTCCCCATCGCGCGCGCTGCCAACACCTTCGACCAGGGAATCGTCGACGGCGTCGTCAACGGCCTCAGCAGCGTGAGCCTGTTCGCGGGCGGTCGCATCAAGCGCGTACAGGACGGGCTGGTGACCCACTACGCCGCGATGCTCGCCATCGGTCTGGTCGCACTCCTGGTGGCCTTCGGCCTCCTCGGGGGGTGGTTCTGA
- a CDS encoding oxidoreductase has translation MIIEALIAVTLVSAVVVMLAPDRVAGKLALGLSLLPVVGSLWMYAQFDAVGNALFDEGSLAFETMTQWITVGPYALNWHVGVDGISMPLVVLTTVLTSLAIMSAWTPIDSRQSQFYALMLFMEASLLGVFTALDFIVWFVFWEFVLVPMYFLIGIWGGPRRKYAAIKFFVYTNVASLVMFIGFVALVFALPVATMDLPAIAGALQAGEFQTTYGLGAEGLKTVAFFAMFFGFAVKVPTIPLHTWLPDAHVQAPTPASVMLAGVLLKMGTYALLRFNFTLLPGVAADYAVLIAAIAVASVIYGAMLALAQQDLKRIVAYSSVSSMGYVILGLVAYNHYGLGGATFQMVAHGLISGLMFMCVGVIYNTAHTRMVGDLSGIADRMPVTAAVFVAAAFGYMGLPLMAGFAGEVFIFLGGFSATFAYAQLFTALAMFGIVIVAGYLLFAMQRVLFGPFRVDTDYDIVPAAVHDTTPIVVLLLLVILLGTVPDVFFAMILDAVDPMVGSVQSTMALPLGGEFL, from the coding sequence ATGATTATCGAAGCACTCATCGCTGTCACGCTGGTTTCGGCCGTCGTCGTGATGCTCGCCCCCGACCGGGTGGCGGGCAAACTCGCGCTCGGCCTCAGCCTGCTCCCCGTCGTGGGGAGTCTCTGGATGTACGCGCAGTTCGACGCGGTCGGCAACGCTCTCTTCGACGAGGGCAGCCTCGCGTTCGAGACGATGACGCAGTGGATCACGGTCGGTCCGTACGCGCTCAACTGGCACGTCGGCGTCGACGGCATCAGCATGCCGCTCGTCGTCCTGACGACGGTGCTCACGTCGCTCGCCATCATGAGCGCGTGGACGCCCATCGACTCCCGGCAGAGCCAGTTCTACGCGCTCATGCTGTTCATGGAGGCGAGCCTCCTGGGCGTGTTCACGGCGCTGGACTTCATCGTCTGGTTCGTCTTCTGGGAGTTCGTCCTGGTGCCGATGTACTTCCTCATCGGCATCTGGGGCGGGCCGCGCCGGAAGTACGCCGCGATCAAGTTCTTCGTCTACACGAACGTCGCCAGCCTGGTGATGTTCATCGGGTTCGTGGCGCTCGTGTTCGCGCTCCCGGTCGCGACGATGGACCTGCCCGCCATCGCCGGCGCGCTGCAGGCCGGCGAGTTCCAGACGACGTACGGCCTCGGCGCCGAGGGCCTGAAGACCGTCGCGTTCTTCGCGATGTTCTTCGGCTTCGCGGTGAAGGTGCCGACCATTCCGCTACACACGTGGCTGCCGGACGCCCACGTGCAGGCGCCCACCCCGGCCTCGGTGATGCTGGCGGGCGTCCTCCTGAAGATGGGTACGTACGCCCTGCTCCGGTTCAACTTCACGCTCCTGCCGGGCGTCGCCGCCGACTACGCGGTGCTCATCGCCGCCATCGCGGTGGCGTCGGTCATCTACGGTGCGATGCTCGCGCTCGCCCAGCAGGACCTCAAGCGCATCGTGGCGTACTCCTCCGTTTCCTCGATGGGGTACGTCATCCTCGGACTCGTCGCGTACAACCACTACGGGCTCGGCGGCGCGACGTTCCAGATGGTCGCCCACGGCCTCATCTCCGGTCTGATGTTCATGTGCGTCGGTGTCATCTACAACACCGCCCACACCCGGATGGTCGGGGACCTCTCGGGCATCGCGGACCGCATGCCCGTCACCGCGGCGGTGTTCGTCGCCGCCGCGTTCGGCTACATGGGGCTGCCGCTGATGGCCGGCTTCGCCGGCGAGGTGTTCATCTTCCTCGGCGGCTTCTCGGCCACGTTCGCCTACGCCCAGCTGTTCACGGCGCTCGCGATGTTCGGCATCGTCATCGTCGCCGGCTACCTCCTGTTCGCCATGCAGCGGGTCCTCTTCGGCCCGTTCCGGGTGGACACGGACTACGACATCGTGCCTGCAGCCGTCCACGACACGACGCCTATCGTCGTGTTGCTGCTACTGGTCATCCTGCTCGGCACGGTACCGGACGTGTTCTTCGCCATGATCCTGGACGCCGTCGACCCGATGGTCGGCTCGGTCCAGTCTACGATGGCGCTGCCACTCGGGGGTGAGTTCCTGTGA
- a CDS encoding oxidoreductase, producing MTELPPLTPQLILGATAILVIGVSAIAPDDESNTLLAAISAAGTLLTAGVAAWFLAAGTGDFQFVQFDGALVVDALSLFFAFIVGSVGTLVVVASYDYLEGSRNIAAYYSLVLLAATGMTLMASANSLATVFVSIELASLPSFALVAFLKNDRGSVESGLKYFLIGALSSAVMAYGISLIYASTGTLLLQNIAETLDTQQFVGVLGLGIVMLTGGFAFKTASVPFHFWAPEAYEGAPAPISAFLSSASKAAGFAVAFRVFTTAFPLEALATTVVDWSLLFAVLAVVTMTLGNFAAATQDNVKRMLAYSSVGHAGYVLIGLAAIQSGAGAENSFVLGASMMHLLVYGFMNTGAFLFVALAEYWGVGRTFEDYNGLAERAPVACVAMTVFVFSLAGLPVGGGFLSKYLLFAGAVQSGFAWLAAIAALNSALSLFYYSRVVKALWIEDPADDLSLRGTPTGLYTAVVAAAVVTVVLLFAFDPVAQTAIHAAGVLFGV from the coding sequence GTGACGGAACTGCCACCCCTCACCCCCCAGCTGATTCTGGGGGCGACGGCGATTCTCGTCATCGGCGTAAGCGCTATCGCGCCCGACGACGAGAGCAACACCCTGCTGGCCGCCATCAGCGCGGCGGGCACGCTGCTCACCGCGGGCGTCGCGGCGTGGTTCCTCGCCGCCGGCACGGGCGACTTCCAGTTCGTGCAGTTCGACGGCGCGCTCGTCGTGGACGCGTTGAGCCTCTTCTTCGCGTTCATCGTCGGGAGCGTCGGGACGCTCGTCGTCGTGGCGAGCTACGACTACCTCGAGGGAAGCCGGAACATCGCGGCGTACTACTCGCTCGTGCTGCTCGCGGCCACGGGGATGACCCTGATGGCGTCCGCGAACAGCCTCGCAACGGTGTTCGTCAGCATCGAACTGGCGAGTCTCCCGTCGTTCGCGCTGGTCGCGTTCCTGAAGAATGACCGGGGCAGCGTCGAGTCTGGTCTGAAGTACTTCCTCATCGGGGCACTGTCGTCGGCGGTGATGGCCTACGGTATCAGCCTCATCTACGCGTCGACCGGCACCCTGCTGCTCCAGAACATCGCCGAGACGCTCGACACTCAGCAGTTCGTCGGCGTGCTCGGCCTGGGCATCGTGATGCTCACCGGCGGCTTCGCGTTCAAGACCGCCTCCGTGCCGTTCCACTTCTGGGCGCCGGAGGCCTACGAGGGAGCGCCCGCACCAATTAGCGCGTTCCTCTCCTCGGCGTCGAAGGCGGCCGGCTTCGCCGTGGCGTTCCGTGTGTTCACGACCGCCTTCCCGCTGGAGGCGCTGGCGACCACCGTCGTCGACTGGTCGCTGCTGTTCGCGGTGCTCGCAGTCGTCACGATGACGCTCGGTAACTTCGCCGCGGCCACCCAGGACAACGTCAAGCGGATGCTCGCGTACTCCTCCGTCGGCCACGCGGGCTACGTGCTCATCGGCCTCGCCGCCATCCAGAGCGGCGCGGGCGCGGAGAACTCCTTCGTGCTCGGCGCGTCGATGATGCACCTGCTCGTCTACGGCTTCATGAACACGGGCGCGTTCCTGTTCGTCGCGCTCGCCGAGTACTGGGGCGTCGGCCGGACGTTCGAGGACTACAACGGTCTCGCCGAGCGCGCCCCCGTGGCGTGTGTCGCGATGACCGTCTTCGTGTTCAGCCTCGCCGGCCTCCCCGTGGGCGGCGGCTTCCTCTCGAAGTACCTGCTGTTCGCGGGCGCGGTGCAGTCCGGGTTCGCGTGGCTCGCCGCCATCGCGGCCCTCAACAGCGCGCTGTCGCTGTTCTACTACTCGCGGGTCGTGAAGGCGCTCTGGATCGAGGACCCGGCAGACGACCTCTCGCTGCGCGGCACGCCGACCGGCCTCTACACCGCCGTCGTCGCGGCCGCCGTGGTGACCGTCGTCCTGCTGTTCGCCTTCGATCCGGTCGCACAGACCGCGATTCACGCTGCTGGCGTGCTCTTCGGCGTCTAA
- a CDS encoding DHH family phosphoesterase: MVSRLVLGCGTTGHALVQSFAGRRGDLFVIDPDESRVESLRNEKVAAEVGDVTDPDAIRRPDQAVDLVVVAADAAEVNRLAADAAREVYPDAELVAMLGFEATNHDRAALESLADRVVDPGAAILDHVEEVTSTGASARLQALREVLNGIEGTLGVFMHDNPDPDAIAAAVGLQRLAEDAGVDSEACYFGEISHQENRAFVNLLDLDVRNLTTGADLDYDAVALVDHSAPGVNDQLPPDTDVDIIIDHHPPKADVDADFVDIREEMGAASTILVEYLRGYNIDIDTSVATALLYGIRVDTKDFAREITIDDFEAGAWLLPQADTDVLERIETPSMSADTLDTIAAAIRNRELDGSMLASCVGAIADRDTLAQAADRLLAMRGVTVTFVYGFTEGTIYVSARSRGKDIDLGAVLREAFGDQGSAGGHADMAGAQLPLGLFNEVDEAAEETLTEMVQDVVSSRFFDAVRGE, from the coding sequence ATGGTTTCTCGGCTCGTGCTCGGTTGCGGGACGACGGGCCACGCCCTCGTGCAGTCGTTCGCAGGTCGACGCGGCGACCTGTTCGTCATCGACCCGGACGAGAGCCGCGTGGAGTCGCTGCGCAACGAGAAGGTCGCGGCCGAGGTTGGCGACGTCACGGACCCCGACGCGATTCGACGCCCGGACCAGGCCGTCGACCTCGTCGTTGTGGCGGCGGACGCCGCCGAGGTCAACCGACTCGCGGCCGACGCCGCCCGCGAGGTGTACCCGGACGCCGAACTCGTGGCGATGCTCGGCTTCGAGGCGACCAACCACGACAGGGCGGCCCTCGAGTCGCTGGCCGACCGAGTCGTCGACCCGGGCGCAGCGATTCTCGACCACGTCGAGGAGGTGACGTCGACCGGCGCGTCCGCTCGACTGCAGGCGCTCCGCGAGGTGCTCAACGGCATCGAGGGGACCCTCGGCGTCTTCATGCACGACAACCCCGACCCGGACGCCATCGCGGCCGCCGTCGGCCTCCAGCGACTCGCCGAGGACGCGGGCGTCGACTCCGAGGCGTGCTACTTCGGGGAGATATCCCACCAGGAGAACCGGGCGTTCGTCAACCTCCTCGACCTGGACGTCCGGAACCTTACGACCGGGGCCGACCTGGACTACGACGCCGTGGCGCTCGTCGACCACTCCGCCCCGGGGGTCAACGACCAGCTACCGCCGGACACGGACGTCGACATCATCATCGACCACCACCCGCCCAAGGCCGACGTGGACGCCGACTTCGTGGACATCCGCGAGGAGATGGGCGCCGCCAGCACAATCCTCGTGGAGTACCTCAGGGGGTACAACATCGACATCGACACGTCGGTGGCGACAGCACTGCTGTACGGCATCAGGGTGGACACGAAGGACTTCGCCCGGGAGATCACCATCGACGACTTCGAGGCGGGCGCGTGGCTGCTCCCGCAGGCCGACACGGACGTCCTCGAACGCATCGAGACGCCGTCGATGAGCGCGGACACCTTGGACACCATCGCTGCCGCCATCCGCAATCGTGAACTCGACGGCTCAATGCTGGCCTCCTGCGTCGGCGCCATCGCCGACCGCGACACGCTCGCGCAGGCCGCCGACCGCCTGCTCGCGATGCGTGGGGTGACCGTCACCTTCGTCTACGGGTTCACCGAGGGCACCATCTACGTCTCCGCGCGCTCCCGCGGGAAGGACATCGACCTCGGCGCGGTGTTGCGGGAGGCGTTCGGCGACCAGGGGAGCGCGGGCGGGCACGCCGACATGGCGGGCGCACAGCTCCCCCTGGGGCTGTTCAACGAGGTCGACGAGGCCGCAGAGGAGACGCTCACGGAGATGGTTCAGGACGTGGTGTCGTCGCGCTTCTTCGACGCGGTCCGCGGGGAGTGA